A region from the Corylus avellana chromosome ca7, CavTom2PMs-1.0 genome encodes:
- the LOC132186330 gene encoding protein ENHANCED DISEASE RESISTANCE 4-like isoform X1 — MADSGKVRLVLCPKCENLLPELADYSVYQCGGCGAVLRAKKENREGDGLSEKSDEERLCELPAKSENSSNKGMIDLSDASDTDVKPDGDSLKCVQRDSKKDDVAYAERYGNESKVATDNWVTETGLDMNTKRDELGEAMGTEQGELNSEIGSMERFQRSGRMSDWKMGERREMEGFRRNPRSDVEGVRFSTSNYPDEGPSNYKLDSSYSFGESSRNPDDPDGANRVKYLEQDRAELLRKLDELKDQLNQSCNVGEKPKERVPLDGRMAPPDPYVGPDNWFQNGSSVSNRAPMQYSGSDKHGAGHPCSNHWPDLFPYTNRHEMAMHSFFPQMHNPNHNPGYGDPFGPEMLRRAPHQLPGQYPPQPLHPYFSGQYIDSNPNSFEPYPANSMFHQPSCSCLHCYDKLQRVSAPVPPTSFCNKRFPDVPNNPVMYHHQKPGAFGPLGHNSRSVIPPPSSISDPQRHARWPSELNSEMGGFVRCHPRRVVLASGAHYCRPIANGAPFVTCYNCFELLQLPKKVLLTVKNKQKMRCGACSAVINFAVINKKLVLSVHAQTKDIPIDVDGSSNEVVKDSASHFLSHMNLNSSNFSSDDYDISGYDFHSIDREPVSLSTGPGLNSINAQKMGSFLSSSPSTSEDENGPEVLIASKEVNNSSQQPTRAVLSPPPPGSPLQEHFDYSSNNNAVDRLGKGNQSSRSDQEKGKPHKAATRQNSLKEASLATEMEVSFNEYSNTGVSQDSGDASREDDQPRNNKGGESFFANIIKKSFKDFSRSNQTDERHRSNVSVNGHLIPERVVKKAEKLAGPIQPGKYWYDFRAGFWGIIGGPCLGIIPPFIEEFNYPIPENCAGGNTGVFVNGRELHQKDLDLLSNRGLPTGRDRSYIIEISGRVLDEDTGEELDSLGKLAPTVEKAKHGFGMKPPRGATVNQ, encoded by the exons ATGGCGGACTCCGGTAAAGTACGGTTGGTTCTTTGCCCAAAGTGTGAAAATCTTCTCCCGGAGCTCGCTGATTACTCTGTTTATCAGTGCGGTGGTTGCGGTGCTGTTCTTCGAG CAAAAAAAGAGAATCGCGAAGGAGATGGGTTGTCCGAGAAGTCAGATGAAGAAAGGTTATGCGAACTACCTGCTAAATCAGAGAATTCCTCGAATAAAGGAATGATTGATTTGAGTGATGCTTCCGATACAGATGTTAAGCCAGATGGTGACTCTTTGAAATGTGTTCAAAGGGATTCAAAGAAGGATGATGTTGCATATGCTGAGCGATATGGGAATGAATCTAAGGTTGCAACTGATAATTGGGTAACTGAGACTGGTCTCGATATGAACACAAAAAGAGATGAATTGGGTGAAGCAATGGGAACGGAACAAGGAGAACTGAATTCTGAAATTGGATCTATGGAAAGATTCCAAAGATCGGGTCGGATGTCTGATTGGAAAATGGGAGAGAGACGTGAGATGGAGGGGTTTCGAAGAAACCCAAGAAGTGATGTCGAAGGTGTGAGGTTTTCGACTTCAAACTATCCTGATGAGGGCCCGTCAAATTACAAGTTGGATTCTTCATATAGTTTTGGGGAATCATCTAGGAACCCTGATGACCCAGATGGGGCTAATAGGGTTAAGTATCTTGAACAAGATCGAGCTGAGCTTTTGAGGAAGCTGGATGAGCTAAAGGATCAACTTAATCAGTCTTGTAATGTGGGTGAAAAACCAAAAGAGAGGGTTCCTCTTGATGGCAGGATGGCTCCTCCAGATCCTTATGTTGGCCCTGATAATTGGTTTCAAAATGGTTCTTCAGTCTCAAATAGGGCTCCAATGCAGTACTCTGGGTCCGATAAACATGGTGCAGGCCACCCTTGTTCCAATCATTGGCCTGATCTATTTCCTTATACCAACAGGCATGAAATGGCCATGCATAGCTTCTTTCCTCAAATGCATAATCCAAATCATAATCCTGGATATGGAGATCCTTTTGGACCTGAAATGCTTAGGAGAGCTCCACACCAGTTACCTGGTCAATACCCACCACAGCCATTGCATCCATACTTTTCTGGACAATATATTGACTCTAATCCGAACTCATTTGAGCCATACCCAGCTAACTCAATGTTTCACCAGCCTTCTTGCTCTTGTCTCCATTGTTATGACAAACTTCAGCGAGTCTCAGCACCAGTTCCACCCACTTCTTTTTGCAATAAAAGGTTTCCGGATGTCCCAAACAATCCTGTTATGTACCATCATCAGAAACCTGGGGCATTTGGTCCACTTGGTCATAATTCTAGGTCTGTCATTCCTCCTCCATCAAGCATTAGTGATCCACAACGCCATGCAAGATGGCCGAGTGAACTTAATTCTGAGATGGGTGGTTTTGTTCGCTGTCATCCTCGTAGGGTGGTGTTAGCCAGTGGTGCCCACTATTGCCGTCCCATAGCAAATGGTGCCCCCTTTGTAACATGTTATAATTGCTTTGAGCTACTGCAACTTCCCAAGAAAGTACTTCTGACCGTgaagaataaacaaaaaatgcGATGTGGGGCATGTTCTGCAGTAATCAACTTTGCTGTCATCAACAAGAAACTAGTTCTTTCAGTTCATGCACAAACAAAGGATATTCCCATAGATGTTGATGGTAGCTCTAATGAGGTGGTGAAAGACAGTGCTTCGCATTTCCTCAGCCACATGAACCTGAATAGTTCTAATTTCTCTTCTGATGATTATGATATTTCTGGTTACGATTTTCATTCAATAGATAGAGAACCTGTTTCATTGTCTACTGGCCCGGGTTTGAACTCAATCAATGCTCAGAAGATGGGAAGCTTTCTTTCTTCATCCCCCAGCACCTCTGAGGATGAAAATGGTCCAGAAGTCTTAATTGCTTCAAAAGAAGTCAACAACTCCAGTCAGCAACCAACCAGAGCTGTTCTGTCTCCACCACCTCCCGGTTCACCTCTTCAAGAACATTTTGATTATTCTTCTAATAATAATGCTGTGGACCGTCTTGGGAAGGGAAACCAAAGTAGTCGTTCAGATCAAGAGAAGGGGAAACCTCACAAGGCTGCCACACGCCAAAATTCTTTGAAAGAGGCGTCACTTGCTACTGAGATGGAGGTATCATTCAATGAGTACTCCAATACTGGGGTCTCTCAAGATTCTGGGGATGCAAGCAGAGAAGACGATCAGCCAAGAAACAACAAAGGGGGTGAATCATTTTTTGCTAACATTATCAAGAAAAGCTTTAAGGATTTTTCTAGATCTAATCAAACAGATGAACGTCACAGAAGTAATGTATCAGTAAATGGTCATCTCATACCAGAACGTGTGGTTAAGAAGGCTGAAAAGCTGGCTGGACCAATTCAACCTGGAAAATATTG GTATGATTTCCGAGCTGGATTCTGGGGTATAATTGGTGGGCCTTGTCTGGGAATAATACCT CCATTCATTGAAGAGTTCAATTATCCCATTCCAGAGAATTGTGCTGGAGGAAATACTGGTGTTTTTGTAAATGGGAGAGAGCTTCACCAAAAAGATTTAGACTTGCTCTCTAATAGAGGACTTCCCACTGGTAGAGATAGATCTTACATCATTGAGATTTCTGGGAGAGTCCTGGATGAGGACACTGGTGAGGAGCTAGATAGCCTTGGCAAACTTGCTCCAAC AGTTGAGAAGGCAAAACATGGATTTGGTATGAAACCTCCAAGAGGAGCCACTGTTAATCAATAG
- the LOC132186330 gene encoding uncharacterized protein LOC132186330 isoform X2 encodes MIDLSDASDTDVKPDGDSLKCVQRDSKKDDVAYAERYGNESKVATDNWVTETGLDMNTKRDELGEAMGTEQGELNSEIGSMERFQRSGRMSDWKMGERREMEGFRRNPRSDVEGVRFSTSNYPDEGPSNYKLDSSYSFGESSRNPDDPDGANRVKYLEQDRAELLRKLDELKDQLNQSCNVGEKPKERVPLDGRMAPPDPYVGPDNWFQNGSSVSNRAPMQYSGSDKHGAGHPCSNHWPDLFPYTNRHEMAMHSFFPQMHNPNHNPGYGDPFGPEMLRRAPHQLPGQYPPQPLHPYFSGQYIDSNPNSFEPYPANSMFHQPSCSCLHCYDKLQRVSAPVPPTSFCNKRFPDVPNNPVMYHHQKPGAFGPLGHNSRSVIPPPSSISDPQRHARWPSELNSEMGGFVRCHPRRVVLASGAHYCRPIANGAPFVTCYNCFELLQLPKKVLLTVKNKQKMRCGACSAVINFAVINKKLVLSVHAQTKDIPIDVDGSSNEVVKDSASHFLSHMNLNSSNFSSDDYDISGYDFHSIDREPVSLSTGPGLNSINAQKMGSFLSSSPSTSEDENGPEVLIASKEVNNSSQQPTRAVLSPPPPGSPLQEHFDYSSNNNAVDRLGKGNQSSRSDQEKGKPHKAATRQNSLKEASLATEMEVSFNEYSNTGVSQDSGDASREDDQPRNNKGGESFFANIIKKSFKDFSRSNQTDERHRSNVSVNGHLIPERVVKKAEKLAGPIQPGKYWYDFRAGFWGIIGGPCLGIIPPFIEEFNYPIPENCAGGNTGVFVNGRELHQKDLDLLSNRGLPTGRDRSYIIEISGRVLDEDTGEELDSLGKLAPTVEKAKHGFGMKPPRGATVNQ; translated from the exons ATGATTGATTTGAGTGATGCTTCCGATACAGATGTTAAGCCAGATGGTGACTCTTTGAAATGTGTTCAAAGGGATTCAAAGAAGGATGATGTTGCATATGCTGAGCGATATGGGAATGAATCTAAGGTTGCAACTGATAATTGGGTAACTGAGACTGGTCTCGATATGAACACAAAAAGAGATGAATTGGGTGAAGCAATGGGAACGGAACAAGGAGAACTGAATTCTGAAATTGGATCTATGGAAAGATTCCAAAGATCGGGTCGGATGTCTGATTGGAAAATGGGAGAGAGACGTGAGATGGAGGGGTTTCGAAGAAACCCAAGAAGTGATGTCGAAGGTGTGAGGTTTTCGACTTCAAACTATCCTGATGAGGGCCCGTCAAATTACAAGTTGGATTCTTCATATAGTTTTGGGGAATCATCTAGGAACCCTGATGACCCAGATGGGGCTAATAGGGTTAAGTATCTTGAACAAGATCGAGCTGAGCTTTTGAGGAAGCTGGATGAGCTAAAGGATCAACTTAATCAGTCTTGTAATGTGGGTGAAAAACCAAAAGAGAGGGTTCCTCTTGATGGCAGGATGGCTCCTCCAGATCCTTATGTTGGCCCTGATAATTGGTTTCAAAATGGTTCTTCAGTCTCAAATAGGGCTCCAATGCAGTACTCTGGGTCCGATAAACATGGTGCAGGCCACCCTTGTTCCAATCATTGGCCTGATCTATTTCCTTATACCAACAGGCATGAAATGGCCATGCATAGCTTCTTTCCTCAAATGCATAATCCAAATCATAATCCTGGATATGGAGATCCTTTTGGACCTGAAATGCTTAGGAGAGCTCCACACCAGTTACCTGGTCAATACCCACCACAGCCATTGCATCCATACTTTTCTGGACAATATATTGACTCTAATCCGAACTCATTTGAGCCATACCCAGCTAACTCAATGTTTCACCAGCCTTCTTGCTCTTGTCTCCATTGTTATGACAAACTTCAGCGAGTCTCAGCACCAGTTCCACCCACTTCTTTTTGCAATAAAAGGTTTCCGGATGTCCCAAACAATCCTGTTATGTACCATCATCAGAAACCTGGGGCATTTGGTCCACTTGGTCATAATTCTAGGTCTGTCATTCCTCCTCCATCAAGCATTAGTGATCCACAACGCCATGCAAGATGGCCGAGTGAACTTAATTCTGAGATGGGTGGTTTTGTTCGCTGTCATCCTCGTAGGGTGGTGTTAGCCAGTGGTGCCCACTATTGCCGTCCCATAGCAAATGGTGCCCCCTTTGTAACATGTTATAATTGCTTTGAGCTACTGCAACTTCCCAAGAAAGTACTTCTGACCGTgaagaataaacaaaaaatgcGATGTGGGGCATGTTCTGCAGTAATCAACTTTGCTGTCATCAACAAGAAACTAGTTCTTTCAGTTCATGCACAAACAAAGGATATTCCCATAGATGTTGATGGTAGCTCTAATGAGGTGGTGAAAGACAGTGCTTCGCATTTCCTCAGCCACATGAACCTGAATAGTTCTAATTTCTCTTCTGATGATTATGATATTTCTGGTTACGATTTTCATTCAATAGATAGAGAACCTGTTTCATTGTCTACTGGCCCGGGTTTGAACTCAATCAATGCTCAGAAGATGGGAAGCTTTCTTTCTTCATCCCCCAGCACCTCTGAGGATGAAAATGGTCCAGAAGTCTTAATTGCTTCAAAAGAAGTCAACAACTCCAGTCAGCAACCAACCAGAGCTGTTCTGTCTCCACCACCTCCCGGTTCACCTCTTCAAGAACATTTTGATTATTCTTCTAATAATAATGCTGTGGACCGTCTTGGGAAGGGAAACCAAAGTAGTCGTTCAGATCAAGAGAAGGGGAAACCTCACAAGGCTGCCACACGCCAAAATTCTTTGAAAGAGGCGTCACTTGCTACTGAGATGGAGGTATCATTCAATGAGTACTCCAATACTGGGGTCTCTCAAGATTCTGGGGATGCAAGCAGAGAAGACGATCAGCCAAGAAACAACAAAGGGGGTGAATCATTTTTTGCTAACATTATCAAGAAAAGCTTTAAGGATTTTTCTAGATCTAATCAAACAGATGAACGTCACAGAAGTAATGTATCAGTAAATGGTCATCTCATACCAGAACGTGTGGTTAAGAAGGCTGAAAAGCTGGCTGGACCAATTCAACCTGGAAAATATTG GTATGATTTCCGAGCTGGATTCTGGGGTATAATTGGTGGGCCTTGTCTGGGAATAATACCT CCATTCATTGAAGAGTTCAATTATCCCATTCCAGAGAATTGTGCTGGAGGAAATACTGGTGTTTTTGTAAATGGGAGAGAGCTTCACCAAAAAGATTTAGACTTGCTCTCTAATAGAGGACTTCCCACTGGTAGAGATAGATCTTACATCATTGAGATTTCTGGGAGAGTCCTGGATGAGGACACTGGTGAGGAGCTAGATAGCCTTGGCAAACTTGCTCCAAC AGTTGAGAAGGCAAAACATGGATTTGGTATGAAACCTCCAAGAGGAGCCACTGTTAATCAATAG